One genomic window of Halorhabdus sp. CBA1104 includes the following:
- a CDS encoding cold-shock protein: MAEGTVDFFNDTGGYGFIETDAADDDVFFHMEDVGGPDLEEGQEVEFEIEEAEKGPRATNLTRL, from the coding sequence ATGGCGGAAGGCACCGTGGACTTCTTCAACGATACGGGTGGTTACGGCTTCATCGAGACCGACGCGGCCGACGACGACGTGTTCTTCCACATGGAAGACGTCGGCGGCCCTGACCTAGAGGAGGGTCAGGAAGTCGAGTTCGAGATCGAAGAAGCCGAGAAAGGCCCGCGCGCGACGAACCTGACGCGGCTGTAA
- a CDS encoding 4a-hydroxytetrahydrobiopterin dehydratase translates to MADLLSDQEIENRLPSDWQRDGDEIVRTYEFDAYLDGIGFASAAGGLAQEAFHHPEIRIGWREVEIRLTTHDAGGITEADLDLAARLNEIRD, encoded by the coding sequence ATGGCAGATCTGTTGAGCGACCAAGAGATCGAGAACCGACTGCCAAGCGACTGGCAGCGAGACGGGGACGAAATCGTTCGCACCTACGAATTCGACGCCTATCTCGACGGGATCGGATTCGCGTCGGCCGCCGGGGGCCTCGCTCAAGAGGCCTTTCACCATCCGGAGATACGGATCGGGTGGCGAGAGGTCGAGATACGCCTGACGACCCACGACGCCGGGGGCATCACCGAGGCCGACCTCGATCTGGCTGCTCGACTGAACGAGATCCGGGACTGA
- a CDS encoding DUF5778 family protein translates to MDANVDDLYAQTRKLLQPGEIELRGLIVHTELSNDQEPELNQLTIEVGDTIAEHAATDADTYVYSGTEDPEFGLNQHQGLTIDGDEFVWECQQLLRDGTFDVVFYYRDSAETDAILEDLRENDHEVADVESP, encoded by the coding sequence ATGGACGCGAACGTCGATGATCTCTACGCACAGACCCGAAAGCTACTGCAACCCGGCGAGATCGAGCTTCGCGGGTTGATCGTCCACACCGAATTGTCGAACGATCAAGAGCCGGAACTCAATCAACTGACCATCGAAGTTGGAGACACGATCGCCGAACACGCCGCCACCGACGCGGACACGTACGTCTACTCGGGTACAGAGGATCCGGAATTTGGCCTCAACCAGCACCAGGGACTGACGATCGACGGCGACGAGTTCGTCTGGGAGTGCCAGCAACTCCTCCGGGATGGAACCTTCGACGTGGTCTTTTACTATCGAGACAGCGCTGAGACGGATGCCATTCTCGAGGATCTTCGTGAGAACGATCACGAAGTCGCCGACGTCGAATCTCCCTGA
- a CDS encoding PINc/VapC family ATPase, producing the protein MNVVPDTSVIIDGRVSDRVAEGEFADATISVPEAVVGELEAQANEGRQTGWDGLEELQRLADLAEEGTITVEYIGRRPEHAEKRAAADGDVDALIRDLAEERGSTLVTSDVVQSEVARAKGLDVVFIEPVGRDVEELDIESFFDETTMSVHLKVGAKPMAKRGEIGDMHYESIRQDLSTEDQLTAYAHDIEESARASPEGFIEIDEPGMTIVQFREYRIAIARPPFADGLEITAVRPIVQTDLDDYEYAEELRDRLLERQRGVLISGAPGAGKSTFAQAVGSFLADSDFSVKTMEKPRDLQVGPEITQYTELAGSMERTADSLLMVRPDYTIYDEVRKTDDFEVFADMRLAGVGMIGVVHATRAIDALQRLVGRVELGMIPQVVDTVVYIEAGQIETVYDVNTEVKVPEGLMEEDLARPVIVIEDFETGVPEYEIYTFNRQVVTVPLGDDEGTESGVDRIARQEVEGEIRKIADGHVEVEVRGRDRAVVWVQQHDISQVIGKGGGRITDVENRLGIDIDVRTLDEREGSQSSAPSGTSGSSGGQAGRTVTPEITSRHVVVPAEGLAGETVEVRADGEYLFTATVSRGGEVQVSRGSAIAEELERAIDHSRQITVVPS; encoded by the coding sequence ATGAACGTCGTACCGGACACGAGCGTCATTATCGACGGTCGGGTGTCCGATCGCGTGGCCGAGGGGGAGTTCGCCGACGCCACCATATCGGTCCCCGAAGCCGTCGTCGGTGAACTCGAAGCCCAGGCCAACGAAGGTCGCCAGACCGGCTGGGACGGCCTCGAAGAGTTACAGCGACTGGCCGACCTGGCCGAGGAGGGAACGATCACTGTCGAGTACATCGGCCGACGCCCGGAACACGCCGAGAAACGAGCAGCCGCGGACGGAGACGTCGACGCACTCATTCGGGATCTCGCCGAAGAGCGCGGGTCGACGCTGGTCACCAGCGATGTCGTTCAAAGCGAGGTCGCCCGCGCGAAAGGACTGGACGTCGTCTTCATCGAACCCGTCGGTCGGGACGTCGAGGAACTGGACATCGAGTCGTTCTTCGACGAGACCACGATGAGTGTCCACCTCAAAGTCGGCGCGAAGCCAATGGCAAAGCGCGGCGAGATCGGCGACATGCACTACGAGTCGATCCGGCAAGATCTCTCGACAGAAGACCAACTCACGGCGTACGCCCACGACATCGAGGAGAGCGCCCGGGCGAGTCCCGAGGGGTTCATCGAGATCGACGAACCGGGCATGACGATCGTCCAGTTCCGGGAATACCGCATCGCGATCGCTCGGCCGCCCTTCGCGGACGGCTTAGAGATCACGGCTGTCCGCCCGATCGTCCAGACCGACCTAGACGATTACGAGTACGCCGAGGAACTGCGCGATCGGCTGCTCGAACGCCAGCGCGGCGTGTTGATCTCGGGTGCGCCAGGAGCCGGCAAGTCAACGTTCGCCCAGGCTGTCGGGAGTTTCCTCGCCGACTCGGACTTCTCGGTGAAGACGATGGAGAAACCGCGAGACCTCCAGGTCGGCCCGGAGATTACCCAGTACACGGAACTGGCCGGCTCGATGGAGCGGACCGCAGACTCTCTGTTGATGGTCCGGCCGGACTACACGATCTACGACGAAGTCCGCAAAACCGACGACTTCGAAGTCTTTGCAGACATGCGCCTGGCCGGCGTCGGCATGATCGGCGTCGTGCACGCGACACGAGCGATCGACGCCCTACAGCGCCTCGTCGGCCGCGTCGAGCTGGGCATGATCCCACAGGTCGTCGATACCGTCGTCTACATCGAGGCCGGCCAGATCGAGACAGTCTACGACGTAAATACTGAAGTGAAAGTCCCCGAAGGCCTCATGGAAGAGGATCTCGCCCGGCCGGTCATCGTCATCGAGGACTTCGAGACGGGGGTTCCGGAGTACGAGATCTACACGTTCAACCGCCAGGTCGTCACCGTGCCACTTGGCGACGACGAGGGTACCGAGAGCGGCGTCGACCGGATCGCTCGCCAGGAGGTCGAAGGTGAGATTCGGAAGATAGCCGACGGCCACGTCGAGGTCGAGGTCCGCGGGCGCGACCGGGCGGTCGTCTGGGTCCAACAGCACGATATCTCCCAGGTCATCGGGAAAGGCGGGGGCCGGATCACAGATGTCGAGAACCGCCTCGGTATCGACATCGACGTCCGGACGCTCGACGAGCGTGAGGGCAGCCAGTCGAGCGCGCCGAGTGGGACATCAGGCAGTTCCGGCGGACAGGCGGGACGGACGGTCACACCAGAGATCACGTCCAGACACGTGGTCGTTCCTGCCGAAGGCCTGGCCGGCGAGACGGTCGAGGTGCGGGCCGACGGCGAATATCTCTTTACGGCGACAGTCAGCCGCGGCGGCGAGGTCCAAGTCTCCCGTGGGAGTGCCATCGCCGAAGAACTGGAACGGGCGATCGATCACAGCCGGCAGATCACTGTCGTCCCGTCTTGA
- a CDS encoding ATP-dependent helicase, producing the protein MGGRELLAAVEQSVEFDPRAVSIDDGEVLELFEPAVREWWVETFGPFVPDNGGFFTPPQKDAIPLVHDGQNALIAAPTGSGKTQASFAAIINELFERGRTDGLENSVYCLYISPLKSLANDIHRNLAVPLEEITAKLDERGENVDIRHAIRHGDTSDSDRQAMLEETPHILNTTPETLAILLNSPKFKQKLQTVEYVIVDEIHSLAANKRGTHLSVSLERLEAMAETSPTRIGCSATVEPLDTMAEFLVGRQEPGGDPREYELVDARFAREFDIELTTPTDDLIHTPQSTVNDRFYDQLHELIQDHTNTLIFTNTRSGAERVLHNLRERFDAYDEANAGCHHGSLSKDKREAIESDLKSGDIDVVTTSTSLELGIDMPHIDLVVQVGSPKSVAALLQRVGRAGHQLGQTVEGRVIALDRDELVECAVMLKKAEEGFVDRVFVPENAQDVAAQQVYGMAINEVRPEAEVTGILRQAYPYREYGDEEWEQLVRYLTADYPGMEDENVYAKIWRDTNDPPDGEYHYEEFPVGEPLIGKRGRLARVIYMTNIGTIPDSFTCDVLTRADSEWVGQLDESYLDTVESGDVFVLGGDRYEYRYRRGSKVYVDPTSARPTVPSWYSERLPLSYDLGREILSFQRELLSRLDRGGRAEARVWLREFPLEENSVRAIVRMFDDQRQYAGADSISTDERLVIEEERDRDEYERRYYVHSNYGRRFNDGLSRLLASHVAQEATANVQVAVADHGFTLSMPLNRKVDVAGILRSIDPDDVRTDLRESLDGTDLLDRYFRINATRSLMILKRYKGYEKSASEQQVNSEMLLGFAQDLDEFAVVEETYREILEDKLNVEAIEGVLGAISDDEIDVVHHRVDSPTPRAFGLATLMASDVVLAEDESAVLKEFHERVQEAIDEGGDAAVAFE; encoded by the coding sequence ATGGGAGGCCGAGAGCTGCTTGCAGCCGTCGAACAGTCGGTCGAATTCGACCCGAGAGCGGTGTCGATCGACGACGGCGAGGTGCTGGAGCTGTTCGAGCCTGCCGTCAGAGAGTGGTGGGTCGAGACGTTCGGCCCGTTCGTCCCCGACAACGGCGGCTTTTTCACCCCACCGCAAAAAGACGCCATTCCGCTCGTTCACGACGGCCAAAACGCGTTGATCGCCGCGCCGACGGGCTCGGGCAAGACCCAGGCGAGCTTCGCCGCCATCATCAACGAACTGTTCGAACGCGGCCGTACCGATGGCCTGGAAAACTCGGTGTACTGCCTGTATATCTCCCCGCTGAAGAGTCTCGCCAACGATATCCACCGCAATCTGGCTGTCCCGCTCGAGGAAATCACCGCCAAACTCGACGAGCGTGGCGAGAATGTGGACATTCGCCACGCGATCCGGCACGGAGACACCTCCGATAGCGACCGGCAAGCGATGCTCGAAGAGACGCCACACATCCTCAACACGACCCCGGAAACACTCGCTATCCTGCTCAACTCCCCAAAATTCAAGCAGAAACTCCAGACCGTCGAGTACGTCATCGTCGACGAAATTCACAGTTTGGCGGCAAACAAGCGTGGGACGCACCTGTCGGTCTCGCTCGAACGGCTCGAAGCCATGGCCGAAACCTCGCCCACCCGAATCGGCTGCTCGGCGACGGTCGAACCGCTCGACACCATGGCGGAGTTTCTGGTCGGCCGCCAGGAACCGGGCGGGGATCCACGCGAGTACGAACTCGTCGACGCCCGCTTTGCCCGCGAGTTCGACATCGAGCTTACGACACCGACGGATGATCTGATCCACACCCCGCAATCGACCGTCAACGATCGGTTTTACGACCAGTTGCACGAGCTAATCCAGGATCACACGAACACGCTGATCTTTACCAATACGCGGTCCGGGGCCGAACGCGTCTTGCACAACCTCAGAGAACGGTTCGACGCCTACGACGAGGCCAATGCGGGCTGTCACCACGGCAGCCTCTCGAAGGACAAGCGCGAAGCCATCGAATCCGACCTGAAATCGGGCGACATCGATGTAGTGACGACTTCGACGAGCCTCGAACTCGGGATCGACATGCCCCACATCGACTTGGTAGTCCAGGTCGGTTCGCCCAAGTCCGTCGCGGCGCTGCTCCAGCGTGTCGGCCGGGCGGGTCATCAACTCGGCCAGACCGTCGAAGGACGGGTAATCGCTCTCGATCGAGACGAGCTAGTCGAGTGTGCCGTCATGCTCAAGAAGGCCGAGGAGGGGTTCGTCGATCGCGTGTTCGTTCCCGAGAATGCCCAGGACGTCGCCGCCCAGCAGGTCTATGGCATGGCGATCAACGAAGTTCGGCCCGAGGCTGAAGTGACAGGCATCCTCCGGCAGGCCTATCCGTACCGAGAGTACGGCGACGAGGAGTGGGAGCAACTGGTCCGATATCTCACCGCAGACTATCCGGGAATGGAAGACGAGAACGTCTACGCGAAGATCTGGCGAGACACGAACGATCCGCCCGACGGCGAGTACCACTACGAGGAGTTCCCGGTCGGCGAACCACTGATCGGCAAGCGCGGCCGCCTGGCCCGCGTTATCTACATGACGAACATCGGCACGATCCCGGATTCGTTCACGTGTGACGTCCTCACTCGCGCTGACAGCGAGTGGGTCGGCCAACTCGACGAGTCGTATCTCGATACCGTAGAATCCGGCGACGTGTTCGTCCTCGGCGGCGACCGCTATGAGTACCGGTACCGCCGCGGCTCGAAGGTCTACGTCGACCCCACGAGCGCGCGACCGACGGTCCCCTCGTGGTACTCCGAACGCCTCCCTCTCAGTTACGATCTCGGCCGAGAGATCCTGTCGTTCCAACGCGAGTTGCTTTCACGCCTCGATCGCGGCGGGCGAGCCGAGGCCCGCGTCTGGCTGCGGGAGTTCCCACTCGAGGAAAACAGCGTCCGGGCGATCGTCCGGATGTTCGATGACCAACGCCAGTACGCCGGTGCTGACAGCATCAGCACGGACGAGCGCCTCGTGATCGAAGAAGAGCGTGATCGCGACGAGTACGAGCGACGCTACTACGTCCACTCGAACTACGGACGGCGATTCAACGATGGCCTTTCACGACTGTTGGCCTCTCACGTCGCTCAAGAAGCGACCGCAAACGTGCAGGTCGCCGTCGCCGACCACGGCTTTACGCTCTCGATGCCGCTCAACCGGAAAGTCGACGTCGCCGGTATCCTCCGGTCGATCGACCCAGACGACGTGCGTACAGACTTGCGTGAAAGCCTCGACGGGACGGACCTCCTCGATCGGTACTTCCGGATCAACGCAACGCGCTCGCTGATGATCCTCAAACGCTACAAAGGCTACGAGAAGTCCGCCAGCGAACAGCAGGTAAACAGCGAGATGCTCCTCGGGTTCGCACAGGATCTCGATGAGTTTGCCGTCGTCGAAGAGACCTACCGGGAAATTCTCGAAGACAAACTCAACGTCGAAGCGATCGAGGGCGTGCTCGGCGCAATCAGTGACGACGAGATCGATGTCGTCCATCATCGCGTCGACTCTCCGACGCCGCGGGCCTTTGGCCTCGCTACCTTGATGGCCAGCGACGTCGTCCTCGCCGAAGACGAGTCCGCCGTCCTCAAGGAGTTTCACGAACGGGTTCAGGAGGCGATCGACGAGGGTGGCGACGCGGCGGTCGCTTTCGAGTGA
- the hemA gene encoding glutamyl-tRNA reductase encodes MTREPGIVSGVSVAHHHASVEAIDAASAESQREAVEQLLARDGVAEALVLQTCNRAERYVVTEDPQQGRDVLASSTSDLPAGTVAEMDHEESLRHLLRVAAGLESLVPGEDQILGQVRDAREDARHAGGLGPVLDDAVTKAIHVGERARTETAINDGVVSLGSAAVELAGRECDLASATALVVGAGEIATLASEALADRAGVDHLLVANRTVPHAEHIVSTVDVSASATGLGALPSAVDTADLVVSATASPQPVFDVETFGTVGDTVVVDIGQPRDVPRGAGEYAGVSVFDLDDLESVTAATRASRDAAAEAVEEIVESEFRNLLTQFKRNRADDVISSMYESAERVKARELQEAFGKLDLDDDQQEVVESMADSLVNQLLAAPTESLRDAAEDDDWTTIDTALRLFDPHFGSGEQPPSVAMAEDEVHDRLSALVDADD; translated from the coding sequence GTGACGCGAGAGCCAGGTATTGTCTCGGGCGTGAGCGTTGCCCACCACCACGCCAGCGTCGAAGCCATCGACGCGGCCTCTGCGGAGAGTCAACGTGAGGCCGTCGAACAGCTACTGGCACGAGACGGCGTCGCTGAAGCCCTCGTCTTGCAAACCTGCAACCGTGCCGAGCGGTACGTCGTCACCGAGGACCCACAGCAGGGCCGGGACGTCCTCGCGTCCTCGACCAGTGATCTCCCGGCGGGAACCGTCGCAGAGATGGACCACGAGGAGAGTCTGCGACACCTGTTGCGAGTTGCGGCGGGACTCGAATCGCTCGTCCCAGGCGAAGACCAGATTCTCGGCCAGGTGCGAGATGCGCGCGAGGACGCACGCCACGCTGGCGGACTCGGGCCGGTCTTGGACGACGCAGTGACGAAAGCGATTCACGTTGGCGAACGCGCCCGGACCGAGACCGCCATTAACGACGGTGTGGTCTCGCTTGGCAGTGCCGCCGTCGAACTTGCCGGGCGTGAGTGTGATCTCGCGTCGGCGACTGCGTTGGTCGTCGGAGCCGGCGAGATCGCGACGCTCGCGTCCGAGGCGCTCGCGGATCGAGCAGGGGTGGACCACTTACTCGTCGCAAATCGAACGGTCCCACACGCCGAACACATTGTCTCGACCGTCGACGTCTCAGCCTCGGCGACCGGCCTCGGGGCGCTTCCTTCGGCGGTAGACACGGCGGATCTCGTCGTTTCGGCGACCGCCAGCCCCCAGCCAGTGTTCGACGTCGAGACGTTTGGGACGGTTGGTGACACAGTTGTCGTCGACATCGGTCAGCCGCGGGACGTGCCACGCGGCGCTGGGGAGTACGCGGGCGTCTCGGTTTTCGATCTCGACGACTTGGAGTCGGTCACTGCAGCGACGCGAGCCAGTCGGGACGCGGCCGCCGAGGCCGTCGAGGAGATCGTCGAGTCGGAGTTCCGAAACTTGCTCACCCAGTTCAAACGCAACCGGGCTGACGACGTGATTTCGAGCATGTACGAGAGTGCCGAGCGTGTCAAAGCCCGGGAACTCCAAGAGGCGTTTGGCAAACTGGATCTGGACGACGACCAACAGGAAGTCGTCGAGTCGATGGCTGACTCACTGGTCAATCAATTGCTCGCTGCCCCCACCGAATCGCTCAGGGACGCCGCCGAAGACGACGACTGGACGACCATCGATACGGCCCTGCGGCTGTTCGATCCACACTTCGGCAGCGGGGAACAGCCCCCGTCGGTCGCGATGGCCGAAGACGAGGTCCACGACCGTCTCTCGGCACTCGTCGACGCCGACGACTGA
- a CDS encoding cold-shock protein, which translates to MATGTVDFFNDTGGYGFIETEDADEDVFFHMEDVGGPDLEEGQEVEFDIEQAEKGPRAKNLTRL; encoded by the coding sequence ATGGCGACCGGTACGGTTGATTTCTTCAACGACACTGGCGGTTACGGTTTCATCGAGACTGAGGACGCAGACGAAGACGTGTTCTTCCACATGGAGGACGTCGGCGGTCCTGACCTCGAAGAAGGCCAAGAGGTTGAGTTCGACATCGAGCAGGCCGAGAAAGGCCCCCGCGCGAAGAATCTCACGAGGCTCTAA
- a CDS encoding AGE family epimerase/isomerase, with the protein MAPEYQDTEWLAARLRDILEFYYPDGIDDRGGYVAQLDGESGEIYDRDSKHLVATSRYVVNFCLGARFDGPDPWLEAAKHGIEFLREGHHDPDTGGYDWLLEGTETVDRKRVCYGHAFVLLAYARAVEAGIDGTKADLEATYDLLLDRFWEPEYNLCQSEFDGDFEDASAYRGQNANMHTCEAMLAAYEATGQQRYLDRAREIAHALTVDLAADHDGYLWEHYTDEWDHDMDYNRQKPDDLFRPWGYQPGHHIEWAKLLAVLDRYADVDWAIERAEELFEIAIEDGWDDDYGGFYYNFDPDGEPIVDDKYGWPVAEGIGAAAALYERTGTAQYLDWYDRLWAYAQANLTAPEGNFYVKLTRDNEPSPTDDGPAVEPGYHPVGACFEGLRSL; encoded by the coding sequence ATGGCCCCAGAGTACCAGGATACCGAGTGGCTCGCAGCTCGGCTCCGCGATATCCTCGAGTTTTACTATCCCGACGGTATCGACGACCGCGGCGGCTACGTTGCCCAACTCGACGGAGAATCGGGCGAGATCTACGACCGCGATTCGAAGCACCTCGTCGCCACTTCTCGATACGTCGTGAATTTCTGCCTCGGGGCGCGTTTCGACGGGCCGGACCCGTGGCTCGAAGCGGCCAAACACGGCATCGAGTTTCTCCGAGAAGGCCACCACGACCCCGACACCGGTGGGTACGACTGGCTTCTTGAGGGGACAGAGACAGTAGACCGCAAGCGCGTCTGTTACGGCCACGCGTTCGTCCTGCTGGCCTACGCTCGTGCCGTCGAAGCGGGAATCGACGGCACCAAAGCCGATCTCGAAGCTACCTACGACCTCCTGCTGGATCGCTTCTGGGAACCCGAATACAACCTCTGTCAGAGTGAATTCGACGGCGACTTCGAGGACGCGTCGGCGTATCGCGGCCAAAACGCCAACATGCACACCTGTGAGGCGATGCTCGCCGCCTACGAGGCGACTGGTCAGCAGCGGTATCTCGACCGCGCCCGAGAGATCGCCCACGCGCTGACAGTCGATCTCGCAGCCGACCACGACGGCTACCTCTGGGAACACTACACCGACGAGTGGGACCACGACATGGACTACAACCGCCAGAAACCAGACGATCTCTTCCGTCCGTGGGGCTACCAACCCGGCCATCACATCGAGTGGGCCAAATTGCTGGCAGTGCTCGATCGCTACGCCGACGTCGACTGGGCGATCGAACGGGCCGAAGAGCTGTTCGAAATCGCGATCGAGGACGGCTGGGACGACGACTACGGTGGCTTCTACTACAATTTCGATCCCGACGGCGAACCCATCGTCGACGACAAGTACGGCTGGCCGGTCGCGGAAGGTATCGGGGCAGCTGCCGCCCTGTACGAACGGACGGGAACCGCGCAGTATCTGGACTGGTACGACCGGTTGTGGGCATACGCCCAGGCGAATCTGACTGCACCGGAGGGGAATTTCTACGTCAAACTCACTCGCGACAACGAGCCATCCCCGACAGACGACGGCCCAGCAGTCGAACCTGGATACCACCCGGTCGGCGCGTGCTTCGAGGGACTTCGTTCGCTGTGA
- a CDS encoding metal-dependent hydrolase has protein sequence MFVGHAFLAFGIVALLAGRYGPETRPLGLPGGVTVGSAVAVGLAAALFSSLPDVDVAHAAFQVVTLPEESTAFDHFWAATSERHRTTTHSLVVAVAASVGFALWPVGRWLGLGVLAGVVALGAVAGGIVGGAVMTVFVLVGLLVVTLALKTGLAGRSIFTAAVVGLSIHPFTDLLTGEPPLFFAPWEFAVIGGRIEPFVDLTLNLLLAFGTELAVIWFGLLVGLWLAGIDWRRHVHAAATVGIAYAPMALVLRQPSVDNATPFVATILLVGMVGVVSFRRPVSSDTTVTAALTALATITFAWLGFTLAYVTVTGSV, from the coding sequence GTGTTCGTCGGTCACGCCTTCCTCGCCTTTGGGATCGTCGCGCTGCTCGCAGGCCGCTACGGGCCCGAGACCCGCCCGCTTGGGCTCCCTGGCGGCGTGACCGTCGGGTCCGCCGTCGCCGTCGGACTCGCAGCCGCCCTCTTTTCGTCACTCCCCGACGTTGACGTTGCTCACGCGGCCTTCCAGGTCGTGACGCTCCCGGAGGAGTCGACGGCGTTCGATCACTTCTGGGCAGCCACCAGCGAACGCCATCGGACGACGACTCACTCGCTGGTCGTCGCAGTGGCAGCGAGTGTTGGCTTCGCGCTCTGGCCCGTTGGCCGCTGGCTTGGGCTGGGCGTCCTCGCCGGTGTCGTCGCACTCGGCGCAGTGGCTGGCGGCATCGTGGGCGGTGCGGTCATGACCGTTTTCGTACTCGTCGGCCTCCTCGTCGTGACGCTTGCCCTCAAGACCGGGCTCGCGGGACGATCGATCTTCACTGCGGCGGTGGTTGGGCTCTCGATCCACCCATTCACGGATCTGCTGACGGGAGAGCCTCCACTGTTTTTCGCCCCCTGGGAGTTCGCCGTGATCGGCGGTCGCATCGAGCCCTTCGTAGATCTAACGCTCAATCTCCTCCTGGCGTTCGGCACGGAACTTGCTGTCATCTGGTTTGGTCTCTTGGTCGGGCTGTGGCTCGCCGGTATCGACTGGCGTCGACACGTCCATGCTGCCGCCACTGTCGGGATTGCCTACGCCCCGATGGCACTCGTCTTACGCCAACCCAGCGTCGACAATGCGACGCCGTTCGTCGCAACGATCCTCCTCGTCGGCATGGTCGGTGTCGTTAGCTTTCGACGGCCGGTGAGTAGCGACACGACCGTGACAGCTGCCCTCACTGCCCTCGCGACGATCACTTTCGCCTGGCTCGGATTCACGCTCGCGTACGTGACTGTCACGGGTTCGGTATAA
- a CDS encoding bifunctional precorrin-2 dehydrogenase/sirohydrochlorin ferrochelatase yields MIPLFHDFDGERVLIFGGGSVGARKARRFAREAETIVVSPTFADVAFGGAERIRAAPDESAVDTWLDRTAPALVVAATDDESLNGAIETAVRKRGILLNRADQRGARDAGSVVVPATIRQDPVVLAIATGGQSPAVSRVLRERLENETYVRQAGEIARITSELRKQLQETGVDPDRRQQAIREVVKRDRVWKALDSSGSNTLEVAADVISDVIGDTS; encoded by the coding sequence ATGATTCCACTCTTCCACGACTTCGATGGCGAGCGCGTGTTGATCTTCGGCGGCGGGAGCGTCGGTGCTCGGAAAGCCCGTCGGTTCGCACGGGAGGCCGAAACGATCGTCGTTAGCCCGACCTTCGCCGACGTAGCGTTCGGTGGGGCCGAGCGGATCCGTGCTGCCCCCGACGAGTCCGCCGTCGACACGTGGCTCGACCGCACCGCTCCGGCGCTGGTCGTCGCCGCGACCGACGACGAGTCACTCAACGGGGCGATCGAAACGGCAGTCCGCAAGCGGGGCATACTGCTCAATCGCGCAGACCAGCGTGGTGCGCGAGACGCCGGCAGCGTCGTCGTGCCGGCGACGATCCGGCAGGATCCGGTCGTCCTCGCGATCGCAACGGGTGGCCAGAGTCCGGCCGTGAGTCGAGTGCTTCGAGAACGGCTCGAAAACGAGACTTACGTCCGACAGGCTGGAGAGATAGCTCGAATCACTTCCGAGTTGCGCAAGCAGCTACAGGAAACAGGCGTAGATCCAGACCGTCGCCAGCAAGCTATTCGCGAAGTCGTCAAGCGGGACCGGGTTTGGAAGGCTTTAGATAGCAGCGGTTCTAACACTCTGGAAGTAGCAGCAGACGTGATCTCGGACGTGATCGGTGATACATCGTGA